One Rossellomorea aquimaris DNA window includes the following coding sequences:
- the fliJ gene encoding flagellar export protein FliJ gives MSYQYRFQRILTLKEKEKDEVQEMYRGSIEKFEKVAEKLYEFLKKKENLEQHQETKLQNGLSVQHIRHHQQFITNLERTISYYQDLVIQARNRMNWCEEKLVDMNVEVKKYEKMKENDLHRFLKTNQQVENKQLDEVSVVQYMKRGVR, from the coding sequence GTGAGTTATCAATACAGGTTTCAACGTATTTTAACGTTAAAGGAAAAAGAAAAAGATGAAGTGCAGGAAATGTACAGGGGTTCCATCGAGAAATTTGAAAAAGTCGCCGAGAAGCTTTATGAGTTTCTGAAAAAGAAAGAAAATCTCGAACAGCATCAAGAAACCAAGTTGCAAAATGGTTTATCTGTACAACATATTCGTCATCATCAACAGTTCATCACCAATCTTGAAAGAACCATTTCTTATTACCAGGACTTGGTGATACAAGCAAGGAACCGGATGAACTGGTGTGAAGAAAAACTTGTAGATATGAACGTAGAAGTAAAGAAATACGAAAAGATGAAGGAGAACGATCTCCATCGCTTTTTGAAAACTAATCAACAAGTGGAAAATAAACAATTAGATGAAGTATCAGTCGTTCAATATATGAAACGGGGAGTTAGGTGA